From one Erythrobacter sp. HKB08 genomic stretch:
- the mtgA gene encoding monofunctional biosynthetic peptidoglycan transglycosylase, which yields MLLKIGKFLAKTILWFIAISLSLVLVLKFVPVTYTATMLLDENGVARDWEPLSNIDRNLVTAVIAAEDGKFCLHDGFDREAIEKAIASNARGGRIRGGSTISQQTAKNVFLWQGGGYVRKGFEAWFTFLIEKIWGKRRIMEVYLNVAETGIGTYGAEAGSQRYFKHSAARLTKSEASRMAAALPLPKERSVVNPGGFTRRYGNTIAARMGVVRRDGLDACVYD from the coding sequence ATGCTCCTGAAGATCGGCAAGTTTCTTGCCAAGACCATCCTCTGGTTCATCGCGATCAGCCTGTCGCTGGTGCTGGTGCTGAAATTCGTGCCGGTGACCTATACCGCGACCATGCTGCTCGACGAGAACGGCGTGGCCCGCGACTGGGAGCCGCTGTCGAACATCGACCGCAATCTCGTGACCGCCGTTATCGCGGCGGAAGATGGCAAGTTCTGCCTGCACGACGGCTTCGACCGCGAAGCGATCGAGAAGGCGATTGCGAGTAATGCGAGGGGCGGGCGCATCCGCGGCGGATCGACCATCAGCCAGCAGACCGCGAAGAACGTCTTTCTGTGGCAGGGTGGTGGCTACGTGCGCAAAGGCTTCGAGGCGTGGTTCACTTTCCTGATCGAGAAGATCTGGGGCAAGCGCCGCATCATGGAAGTCTATCTCAACGTCGCGGAAACCGGGATCGGAACCTATGGCGCCGAGGCCGGATCGCAGCGCTATTTCAAGCACTCCGCCGCGCGCCTGACCAAGAGCGAAGCCTCGCGCATGGCAGCCGCCCTCCCCCTGCCCAAGGAACGCTCCGTCGTGAACCCGGGCGGCTTCACCCGCCGCTACGGCAATACGATAGCCGCACGCATGGGCGTCGTCAGGCGTGACGGGCTCGACGCCTGCGTCTACGACTGA